Part of the Aythya fuligula isolate bAytFul2 chromosome 11, bAytFul2.pri, whole genome shotgun sequence genome, CCAGAAACTGAGCTTTCTGGTGAGATTTCTCACGGGGAGCACCCGTGACTCCAAAAGACAGTGATCAAACctgttcagtttttctttcccaagcACTGATGTAGACTGTGTAGAACTTGAAATGTACCTAGGAAGGCCAGGCACAGACCCAGACTCCCCCGGGCTGGATGCTGCATGAGCTAGAGTAAGAAAGCTGCTCCAAAAATAAAGACTGAGTAAACATACCATGGAGCTTGCCAGGGGGAATGTGGTGATGTGATTGTTTTCACTTTCAAACTTGGGCTTTACGAGATAAGAACTGTAGCCTAACATGGGCCAAAAAGATGCCACAGGGGAGGGAAGAATGAAATTATACCCGTCCAGCTGGAGCACACTTGTACTGGCTGGGCTTACCACGAAATGCAACCCTGAGTCAGACCCAGCCTGCTTGTAGATGAGGTGAGAAATGAAGTGCATCAAGTTGTgtaattacaaataaaagatgAGCTCTGGAACCAAATTCACCAGCCTCACAAGGTGTCCACTGGCATGTGCAAGGTGATAGTCATATCTGGATGCTGGTTACCTGAAAAGATTTAATCCAGTTAATTGTGAAGGAGacaatttcagtattttgactcttttcttcctgagaaaAGATTCTTGCTGTTAAGTTAGACTACTTATTCCTTTGACATGAAGATTGTGTCGCTTTAGTGTGATTTGTTACTGACaagaattgttatttttaataaatttttatttaaaagtacttCTTGGAAACATGTTGGTTATTTTCTGgggctgttttcttctgtggggCCATGGGTCTTGTCTGCAGGTAAATGCTTGTGAGCTCCCTGCGGTGGCATCCTTTCTATTGGGGTTGCCCTGGCAGAGGCACCCACAGGAAGCATGAGACTCATTGGCTTGGCTCAAGGTGAGCCCCTGAGAAACACTTGTCATCAGAAGCAGCATGTTACAGTGGTGTAGGAGACCCTCAAAAAGATTTTAGTTAGTTGAATAGCACGATGAAAAccataaaacaagaaaactccCTCAAGAAAAGGAAGCTGCTTTCTCAGGTCTTTCGTTCTTGAGTGCAGACATATCAGGTCTGGAGGCATTGCGGGAAGATGCTGCAACCAAACACAGGTTATCAAGACTGGTGTGGGACAGATCGTGTGTCCCCAAAGCACAGGAGGCTGGGGGGCTTCCTATCTGTCCTGCCACCCCATCTGGCACCCTcctgagcactgcagcactgagcacGTTTCTGTTTTGCTCAGGGATAATTATTTTGCCTCACTGTGTAATGTCATGTGTTTGTTCACATGCATCATGAGAGCTGTAGTTGTGCAGCCCCTGCTTGAGCTGCTGCAGGCCCTACCTCCTCCATACATCACAGATCTTTCCTCAGTTTCCTGGCGGTGCCAGGCTGCTGTTGGACAACAAGATGTAAAGTGATTGCCAACAAAGCCCTGGTTCTCAGCCCAGGCTGCTTCTGGCCCTACGCTGCCCAGATGGGGTTTGATGGCTGGGCAGAACCTGGCATCTCACCAGAGACCCAGTGCCAACAGACAGAACAAACACCATTAAGCAACTTGGAGAGCACAGCTTCTGGGGCCCTGTAAGGACCATGGTCCCTGTGCCTGGAGGTAGTCAGTGCCCCAGGACATGCAGCCATCATGCCACCTAGCTTTcaccagagctgcctgctgccttgcCCCCAGGATGGGCTGGAAGGGGGAACATGCTTCAATTTTAATTAGATAAGTAAAAGCCTTTTGTTGCACCTTGCATCTTTAGGCTGAAGCATCACCTAGTAGACACCTTTGGGAATGTCCTGGCTGAGGTCTCCCAAACCAAAGGAGTTCAACTCCAACCTCTTTGTAAATGCCTCTTTACCACATAAAAGGCTCTGCCTGTGACTTCTTCCCTATCCTATGATGGCCATGTGAAAGGAACAGCATCTCCAGCCCTCAGAGGGACTCCTTTATTGACAGACAAGAGAAAGACTGAGTCCAACTTATTTTACTAAGAACAGCAAGTGAATACAATacagggggaaaacaaacaaacaaacaaaacaaaacaaacaaacaaaaaaagcattggGTGGCCACATCCACCCTGGATTTGCAGGATTCCAGCTTTGCATACCCCATGACGAGTTCATTTCCACTGCCTTTTACACTAAATGTGAATGAAACTGCATCCAGAGCTTTGTACAGAGCcgggggaggggagcggggtgAGAGGGGAGCGGGGTGAGATGGCCCTTGGTCCCCTCCTGGCTCTTTGTAGGGCAGGCAGACTGCCTGGTGGTTTGATGCTCCTTTGTGATCCAGCCTCCAAGGCTGCTCACAGGATCGTGGTTTGGGGTGTTCATAAGCAGTGTAAGAAGCAGGAGCCTACCGACCAACTCTgactgctctgcttccagcacagtgtgcagcccagcagctccctgacCCATGAGCAACTCACTGCCCATGAGCCTCAGCAGTGGGGTGCTTGGATGCACCTGAAATCCAGGATGCCTCCAGAAATTGGTGCCTCCGACATTCAGGACACCATCAGGGTTTGAGCACACAAGCAGCGCCAACATGGCACTAAATGATGGGCCTCCATGACAATCCATCCTTCACTCCAGACAAAGAGGAGGTGCTGGACACAGGGCACCCTGGTGGCCACGGCTCTGCTCCATTTTACTGCCTGACGATGGGCAGAGTGGGCCTCTTGGAGGCCTTTGGGGGCactctgcttctcctttcatTCATATTCATGCTTCTGCAATTATTTGGTTTATCTCTAGTTTCTTCTGGTTTAATTTCCATATCTTAGGGAGGGCTCCCAGGTGTTGTTGGGGATGGATGGGCTAAAGGGAAGGGCAGTAGCCCAGTGTCTGTAACTGGACAgccagggacaggacaaggattcACCTCACCCTAAaagctcttccagctgctggtgagttcaaatattgaaaaacattaaagaggagaaatgggggggagggggggagaagggggaataCAACTGTTGTTTTTGAGGAGTCTTTCCAGATTTGGATATTCTTTTCAGTCAGCTCTTGATGTGTCTCTTCTCACCTGGGCTCCTGGGGGTTTGTACCTGAACACGTATTTGGGGGGGATGATGTCCTCCGTCTTTGCCCTCTTTCTCCTGACCTCCCACAACTGTGCCTTACAGCTGGGTGGTCGTCACCTCACAAAGCTCATTTAGGGGGACCATCAGCACGTCCTGGTCAGAGGAGCTGGACTCATCTGGCAGGTGAGGCTTGTCCCACCCCTCcgctttttctccctttccctcatCCAGGTTAAAGACAAGCTTCAGCTTCTGTGGTCGCACGGAGTTGAGGATGATCacgcccagccccagcagcaggcacagcagcccTGAAACACACAGGGTGAAGACAAGCGTTGGCCCCTGCACTTCCTTCTAACATGTCCCATCCCATCCAGACCCAGACCCGGGGATGGAGACCCAGACCTGGGGATGGAGGCCAGCATCACCTGGGAGGTCAAGGGGAGGGTTATTTCCCTTCTCACCTTCCTACTGCACCTCCATATCTAGACACTGCTGTCAGTTTGGGCTCTCCAGTACAAGAAACTAGCCGATATACTTGGGCAGAAGGCCAAAATAGATGGGGCTGGAGCCCACCATGTATGGGGAATgtctggaggagctgggcttgtttagccAGGTAAAGAGGAGTCTTCAGGGGAACCTCTGCTGAACAAGAGCCAGTCTCTTCTCAGAGGTGCACAGGTGCAACAGGAGAAATTCCACCttgatataaggaaaaaaatgctctcCATGAGTGGAACAGCCATGGGACAGgttctgaaaggcagagagggTCTCTGACCATGGGGATATCCACCACCAGACCAAACAAGGCCCTAGACAATCTGATGTGTCTTTGTGGTTAACCCTGCTCTGGGCAAGTGATTCAGGACTTTTATAGCACTTCCCAGGGCACACCTCCACACAGGTAACTGGGGTCACTCAGATGAGTGTGGACAAAGTACTTTTGGGGCATCATTGCTGCAGGGATGAGCAACAAAAGCCCCAGTAGCAAGCTGAGCACCCACCTGTTGCTAATGTCAGCCAAAAGGATCCACCGTagtctgttttcagaaaggctGGTCCAAACTGGATGGGACACTTTGGGGTGTTCCTCGCAGTGATGAAGAAGAGCAGTGAGAAGAGCATCAGCGCGGCAGTGAGCAGGAGCATGTAGCCACCATAAAGGAGGATGGGCATGGAGAAGAGCAGGATGGAAATGAGCCAGGTGCATAAGGCCATCCTGTGAAAGGACCACAAAACCGAGCTGCATGCATCACACTTGGGCATGAAAATTCCTTTGGTGGTAGAGGGGCCTCTCCACACCCAGGGGTATTCAGCACTAAGCTGCACAAGGCCCCGAGCACCCTGATCTGGTTTTgacaccagccctgctctgaaGTGAGGGCTCATCTGAGCCCCCAAATTAAGCCTTTTACTCCAAATTAAGCCTTTCTCTGACCCGGTGGTCCTCCATGACTGGCCAACTCCAGGTGGTTCCCACCTATTCAAAGCGAGAATGGCAGCAAGGAAGAGCTTTGTAGGAAGAACCAAACAAGATGCCCTGCCCGCCTCTGATTCAGCATCTGGAGTGaacccagctcccagccctgccctgtgcGTGGTTTTTGCGTTTATCTCATGGGGAGGTGAGAAATTGTTATGATTCCAAGAACAATAAAGAAGAATACTTTTACATCAACTTCCCTGCCTTGAAATAACTCCCTTCTCAATAGCAGGGAGGTTTAGGCATGGCCAGTTACTTCTGAGAATGAAGAGGGGGACgtgagctggggctgggtgctggcaccctTGCAAGGAATCACAAGGCACTTGTCCCTGCAGCTTTACTCATGATCTCTGAGACACGTGGGGATGCTCTGAGACCCTGCAGTCACAGTGCACACAAAGGATCCCCATTTTATGCCAAAAACAGCCCCTGAGCACCCTCTCGAtgttccctcctgctcccctccagcaGGTCTCACGCCTGCTCCAGCTTGCTGGAGGAATCCCCATGGTGGTCTCAGCAGGGCTCTGCATCTTCAGCCAGGTGGCCTGGGAGAGGACCTTGTGCCAGAAGCCTCACAAAGTgcactgggtctggctgggatggagttaactttccctgcagcagcccatacaatGCTGTGcctgcacttgtagctagaacagctctggtatcacaccagtggtgtgtctgctgctgagcagtgctggcacagcatcgggacCCCCTCAAAAGCCCCCCAAAACCAGTAGGTAGGCAGTGGGCAAGAGGTGGGAAGGGGATATCACAGGGGCAGCTGACTTAAACTGGCCAAAAGTATATTACATACTGCATGGTGTCACACCCAGCAATTAAATGTGGGGAAGAGGAGAATGTCTCGTTATGAAGACATCTGTCCTCCCAGACAACTGCTATGCATACTGAGGTCCTGCTTTCCAGGACATGGCAGAACATCAATCaatgatgggaagtagagaatttttttttcctctccttctgcttcagcacagactttgcttgttgttgttgttgcttttttttttttttccctttctctctctctctttttttttttttttatttttttcctcttccatttccttttaattaaattatctttatctcaacccttgagcctttttttttttttccaacatacTTCCTTCTCACACTCTTCCAAGGAGGGGAGGTGAGAGAACAGCTGTGGCGGAGTTCATCAGGCCAGGAAGGTAAAAACACCACATGAAGCTTCCTGTACTTTCCTTTAGAtaatgcagaatattttcacCACTTTGCTGCATTAGGGTGCGGGGGTTAGATAAGGACTACAGGGGAGATGACCAAGCATGGGTGTGAGCCATGCTTGAATCTCTAATTCTTCAGAAGGGAGGGTCCCTGAGACCAGCCAAGGCTTTTTTTGTGGACTTCCAAGGAAGAGAGCAGCTCCAACAAGCACTCTTGGCTCTACTCGGTTCTTCCTACTTCCCGACTAAGCCCTGGAACTGACCTCCTGCTCCACCTTACCACAGCGTGATGGACGCGTAGTGGCCGGAGATGCGGTACTGCCTGTGCATGTTGCAGGGGCTTTCTGTGGTGAACTTCTCCGCCACATAGAGgatggggctgggcagccccttcTCCAGGCCTTCACTGTAGCTGTGGTCGTAGTCTGCATCGAAGCTCCAGGCAAAGTGCTCGTTGTAGTCAATGGTCTCATTGACCTGATTCACTGGGTTTCCTGCCAGAGGAGGGAGACTAAGGTCTTCTCTCAGCCTTAGAGACAGCTCCAAGATTTCCTGGTACATGCAGGGTAGCCAAGCTTGTGCCCAATCCCTTCTGTTTGCGATACGCACTCACCCACCAGCGTGACGTTCACCCCTGCCAGGCCGATGTGCAGCCCGATGTCTGCCTTCACCACGGCACTGCTGAAGGACTTGTAGGAGGTGTTTGCTGTCACCCATCCGCTCTCCCAGTCCCTGGTGAACTGTATGGCTGTAAAGACAGGTTAGCCATGGCCTGGTGGCCAGATATCTAGTGACAATGTCCGTGGGAGGACCTGCTTGGACTGCTACCATGGCCTGAACACCATCCCAAGGGTGAGGCCTAGTTTGTAAGCCTGGCTTGTGAGCAGAAGGTACACGTGCTTGCGTGTCATCTCTCCAACACCTACCCATGAGTTCAGGAGCCCCATTCGGGATGGTTTCTCCTAGCTCAGCCCTCCGGACCTACTGGCAATGGGGCTGGTTTGTGGGCACCCTCCAGACTTTGGTCCTCATCTAAATGCCTGCCAGTTTGTCTGGGTCCCCTGGCAGATGGCATCAGACTTTCATTGTCCATGCTAGAGATGCTCTGTGCATCTGACTGCCAACCTTTAGAGGAGATGGCTCCCACCACTTGCTGATTGCCCTGGGTGAGCCAGGTGCTGGGCACAGAAATGGGTTGGTCTTCCCTGTGAGCTCATCCTGCAGGCTGGGCTTGGCTGCTCCATTCGTTTCATCCCCCCACACCTCACTCCTCCATGCCACACATCTTGGACATCCTTGCTGTTCCCCACCTGGCTCCAAGTGCCCCTGGACCCCCGTACTCACTGAGGACCACGGCTCCGATGAAGAGTCCCATAATCACTCGCAGGAGCCAGAAGAGTCGCTGCAAGTGGGAAGCAGAGGTCTCAGATTTTGTGACCTGGATCTCAGCTCCAAGCATGTCCCACCAGAAATGGGGCCATCCTtagcctggggagctgccccaCAGGCTCTGTGTGTGGGTAGGAGAGGGGAAGGACCCATGACTTGGGCTTCCCTTCCATGGCATGGGGAAACCTGGGGGGAGAAGGCAGAAGGGAGGTCGAGGCAGGGTAAGAAGGTCAAAACAGCCCATTTCGGAAAACCGTGCCTTTCCCTTTCTGAGAAAGATGGAGCCACTCCCTTTCATAGTCCCGAGTGGAAGATTTCACACTTATCCAAAGCTTGTATGTTTTTATGTGTTGGCAGCTGGCCACAGCTGGAGACAAAAGCAGTGAGGCGGTGGGTTGGCTGGGTGGGAAACACCTTTCTGCAGGCTTGTGATGTGCGAGCGGTGGGGTCACGGCAAAGTGGGTTTGCCACACATCCCCCCAGGCTTGTCTGGCAGTGCTGAGGCATGCACAGCGCACACCGCCTGTTTTTTTGGGGATTCAGGAAGGTGGAGCAAGCTCTTTGTGCCTCACCCAGTGAAATCATTCAGGTTAAATCTAACCGAGAACTTGCCAAGCTCAGATCTGGGCTGCCTGTAAATTTGGGGTGGTGGAGTCCAGCAtaggagctgggctggagctCGTCCTCAGGGCTCGCTGGAGATCCCACAGCCCTGGCCATTGGCAGGCCCCTGCCCCGGGGGCACATTTGCTCCAGAGTCTGCTGTAGAGGCAGGACAGGGGGGCAGCAAGTGGGGTGCACCCAGCATGGGGCTGAGCCCTCTCAGCCCCTCCACTTACCCCCTTTCCTCGGATGCCTGGCAGGATGATGATGGAAGTGGCCAGTGCAGAGAGGAAGACGGAGGCGATGACGGCCGAGGTGGTGTTGAAGGGGAAGCAAGCATTGGTGCCAGCGTAGAAGGGGAAGGAGCCATTCCACAGCGTCATCCTGCTGCCTGGGGGGTTGGAAATTGGCACCTGGATCCCCCACTACGAGTATCACCACCTTACATCTGGAAGTGCATTCAGGCATCCCCCATGGGACCCCATCCACCTCCCCAGGCCACATCCCAGAGAAAAGCAggctcagagctgcaggagtTTCTGCTGCAATGCCTAAGTGTGTCCCCAGAACTGGCAGCAAGGTGCACACACATGGCTGGACCTCCTGCTTGCTCCTCTTGCTTGTTCTCCACCCCTGGTCTTTTGTCTGGGCTTCCATCCTGCCTTGGGCTGGCTTCTAAT contains:
- the LOC116493517 gene encoding dual oxidase maturation factor 1-like, with product MTLWNGSFPFYAGTNACFPFNTTSAVIASVFLSALATSIIILPGIRGKGRLFWLLRVIMGLFIGAVVLTIQFTRDWESGWVTANTSYKSFSSAVVKADIGLHIGLAGVNVTLVGNPVNQVNETIDYNEHFAWSFDADYDHSYSEGLEKGLPSPILYVAEKFTTESPCNMHRQYRISGHYASITLWMALCTWLISILLFSMPILLYGGYMLLLTAALMLFSLLFFITARNTPKCPIQFGPAFLKTDYGGSFWLTLATGLLCLLLGLGVIILNSVRPQKLKLVFNLDEGKGEKAEGWDKPHLPDESSSSDQDVLMVPLNELCEVTTTQL